In the Topomyia yanbarensis strain Yona2022 chromosome 3, ASM3024719v1, whole genome shotgun sequence genome, one interval contains:
- the LOC131690194 gene encoding uncharacterized protein LOC131690194 gives MEIEIKSEPLTEMSYGELTATLEDHNSSVCEEFSYVDTGSNISNKRRLNETDPKENGVFNSCDELLLLLKQWELEILWDRFSKNLIDVNLLDCMVDMDIVDLCEGLPLRYRIILRQKIRQKRCRNDDLSKSAHKRRRKRAVSIAKNGNIFHGQSNAPASSSLSITGFTNLKAPVNCSTLLNADMDLLSNSPESQKTGKTRAPSQDDRCKQAIDESSTCGLVEDLKPQSQIALASYIDSDTSSETDGVNNESANNSCDSILVHDTNQRKTGETSIIHATNISRIQKSRSNQCDQILKMEKKVKRMESENQMLWERNMSLHNVLSISQPTRAASFKSYLNYPNGDQVLEMHRIAANKDSIFARLLLEVLYPAGFKEMSISGKPSRNPSGAKKNAVEKETLIVVPKNEMPTSDREWIYEMFYDRFIMLGMSESDARAGSNQYRVNSLLRAAFKNERRRKSRTTEQVPTDHLSRSYDGV, from the exons ATGGAAATTGAAATCAAGAGTGAACCGCTTACAGAAATGAGCTATGGCGAATTGACAGCAACGCTTGAAGACCACAATTCAAG CGtttgtgaagaattttcctACGTAGATACTGGCAGCAATATTTCCAACAAACGGCGCCTGAACGAAACGGATCCAAAAGAAAATGGGGTCTTCAATTCCTGTGATGAGTTACTACTTCTACTGAAACAGTGGGAGTTGGAGATTTTGTGGGACAGGTTTTCGAAGAATCTTATTGATGTGAATCTCTTGGATTGCATGGTAGATATGGACATCGTTGACTTGTGTGAAGGTCTTCCCCTGCGGTACAGAATTATTCTCAGACAGAAGATTCGACAAAAG CGCTGCAGGAATGATGATCTATCTAAATCTGCCCATAAGCGTAGGAGAAAGAGAGCAGTATCAATAGCGAAAAATGGAAACATTTTCCATGGTCAATCAAATGCGCCT GCCTCTAGTTCGCTTTCAATTACTGGATTTACTAATTTGAAGGCTCCGGTTAATTGCTCAACATTACTAAATGCAGATATGGATCTTTTAAGCAACTCTCCAGAATCGCAGAAAACAGGAAAAACTCGCGCTCCATCGCAAGATGACAGATGTAAACAGGCAATTGATGAATCATCAACATGTGGATTGGTGGAG GATTTGAAACCGCAATCTCAGATTGCTCTAGCAAGTTACATTGACAGCGATACATCTTCAGAAACCGATGGAGTGAATAAT GAATCTGCGAACAATAGTTGTGATTCAATTTTGGTGCATGACACAAATCAACGAAAAACGGGTGAAACTAGCATAATTCACGCAACAAATATCAGTAGAATTCAAAAGTCTCGTTCTAACCAG TGCGACCAGATATTGAAAATGGAAAAGAAAGTCAAAAGGATGGAATCTGAAAACCAAATGCTTTGGGAACGGAACATGTCCCTTCATAATGTACTCAGCATTTCCCAACCAACGCGGGCTGCTTCATTCAAGTCCTACCTAAATTATCCGAACGGCGATCAAGTGTTGGAGATGCATCGGATAGCAGCAAATAAAGACTCCATATTCGCCAGACTACTTCTTGAAGTCCTCTATCCTGCGGGATTCAAAGAGATGAGTATAAGTGGAAAACCGTCGAGAAATCCTAGTGGGGCAAAAAAGAATGCAGTAGAAAAGGAGACATTAATCGTGGTACCAAAAAACGAGATGCCCACGAGTGACAGAGAATGGATCTATG aaatGTTCTATGATCGTTTCATAATGCTGGGTATGTCCGAATCAGATGCACGAGCAGGCTCAAATCAATATCGTGTTAATAGCCTTTTACGAGCAGCATTTAAAAATGAAAGAAGACGCAAATCGCGAACAACTGAGCAAGTACCAACCGATCATTTATCGCGTTCTTACGATGGTGTGTAG
- the LOC131690192 gene encoding reticulon-4-interacting protein 1 homolog, mitochondrial-like isoform X2: protein MATESGLRVVRQYSDEGRNMAMRALNDTTANTAVRNAWSNVLTLIQRLKDTAREVADPTIIYEQLRILFRDEISRNNAFFILVGIGFGTTGGVLLGFWLARPHLATPIMKSIACTSFRDPDNVTVCNTSVPQFESSSDILVRVRAAALNRIDRRIAFGYGRTLRRMIKNYDTNYNPELPLVLGRSCAGIVEAVGKGTKSGIEIGDEVWLVAPWHESGTAAELVVVPETRISRKPFLIGFEGAASLPYSGCIALSLMDANCLTEHTSKGKRILVQDACSPVGCVITQLANKWGAQVAVTCHTRSAPVIHELGASDIITFANEHFRSNFIDVNVEKSNLINELTGREKFDYIFLTTRIAYDHKFLEKFLAKGGKIIDAVEPELASDEFGPLMRVLLSILVRFRKVTAALFRTHPDWGGPHLCHLVLERLAGFVNDETLKTVVDRVYTPNEVERALDHICSEKSIGSTIITFR from the exons ATGGCTACCGAAAGTGGGCTCCGAGTAGTGAGACAGTACTCGGACGAAGGTCGCAATATGGCTATGCGA GCTTTAAATGATACTACTGCCAACACGGCTGTGAGAAATGCGTGGTCCAATGTTTTAACGTTGATTCAAAGACTGAAAGACACTGCTAGAGAGGTGGCAGATCCAACAATAATCTATGAACAGCTACGGATCCTTTTCCGGGATGAGA TTTCACGCAACAACGCATTCTTCATTCTGGTTGGAATTGGTTTCGGTACCACTGGAGGTGTCCTACTCGGTTTTTGGTTAGCACGACCCCATCTGGCAACACCAATTATGAAATCAATCGCCTGTACTTCATTCCGGGATCCGGATAATGTAACCGTGTGCAATACTTCTGTTCCACAGTTTGAATCGTCCTCCGATATACTAGTGCGCGTACGTGCAGCAGCCCTGAACCGAATAGATCGCCGAATAGCATTCGGCTACGGACGAACCCTTCGACGGATGATTAAGAACTACGACACCAACTACAATCCGGAACTTCCATTAGTACTAGGGCGTTCATGTGCAGGGATCGTTGAAGCCGTcgggaaaggtacaaaaagtGGTATAGAAATTGGTGATGAAGTGTGGTTGGTAGCTCCCTGGCATGAGTCGGGTACTGCTGCAGAACTTGTTGTTGTACCTGAAACTCGAATATCCAGAAAACCATTCCTAATTGGTTTCGAGGGTGCCGCCAGTTTGCCATACAGTGGCTGCATAGCATTAAGTTTGATGGATGCTAACTGTCTCACGGAACATACTTCCAAAGGAAAACGAATATTGGTACAGGATGCATGCTCGCCTGTAGGATGCGTCATAACACAATTAGCTAACAAATGGGGAGCTCAGGTCGCTGTTACTTGTCACACCAGATCCGCACCGGTCATTCATGAGCTAG GTGCCAGTGACATAATCACGTTCGCCAACGAGCACTTTCGATCCAACTTCATCGACGTTAACGTAGAAAAGTCAAATCTGATCAACGAACTGACGGGTAGAGAAAAGTTTGACTACATCTTCCTAACGACCCGAATAGCATACGATCACAAATTTCTGGAAAAATTTCTTGCCAAAGGCGGTAAAATTATAGACGCAGTTGAACCAGAACTCGCATCGGATGAGTTCGGCCCCCTGATGCGGGTGCTTCTCAGTATTCTCGTAAGGTTTCGGAAAGTGACAGCAGCACTCTTTCGAACACATCCTGATTGGGGAGGACCACATCTGTGTCACTTGGTGCTGGAAAGACTGGCTGGGTTTGTGAATGATGAAACGTTGAAAACAGTTGTTGACAGG GTTTACACCCCAAATGAAGTTGAACGGGCGCTTGACCACATTTGCAGTGAGAAAAGTATTGGTAGCACTATCATTACGTTTCGATGA
- the LOC131690192 gene encoding reticulon-4-interacting protein 1 homolog, mitochondrial-like isoform X1 — protein MEEVRDRLVDAVQSMQTNINMATESGLRVVRQYSDEGRNMAMRALNDTTANTAVRNAWSNVLTLIQRLKDTAREVADPTIIYEQLRILFRDEISRNNAFFILVGIGFGTTGGVLLGFWLARPHLATPIMKSIACTSFRDPDNVTVCNTSVPQFESSSDILVRVRAAALNRIDRRIAFGYGRTLRRMIKNYDTNYNPELPLVLGRSCAGIVEAVGKGTKSGIEIGDEVWLVAPWHESGTAAELVVVPETRISRKPFLIGFEGAASLPYSGCIALSLMDANCLTEHTSKGKRILVQDACSPVGCVITQLANKWGAQVAVTCHTRSAPVIHELGASDIITFANEHFRSNFIDVNVEKSNLINELTGREKFDYIFLTTRIAYDHKFLEKFLAKGGKIIDAVEPELASDEFGPLMRVLLSILVRFRKVTAALFRTHPDWGGPHLCHLVLERLAGFVNDETLKTVVDRVYTPNEVERALDHICSEKSIGSTIITFR, from the exons ATGGAAGAAGTTCGGGACCGTCTTGTAGATGCTGTCCAATCGATGCAG ACGAACATAAATATGGCTACCGAAAGTGGGCTCCGAGTAGTGAGACAGTACTCGGACGAAGGTCGCAATATGGCTATGCGA GCTTTAAATGATACTACTGCCAACACGGCTGTGAGAAATGCGTGGTCCAATGTTTTAACGTTGATTCAAAGACTGAAAGACACTGCTAGAGAGGTGGCAGATCCAACAATAATCTATGAACAGCTACGGATCCTTTTCCGGGATGAGA TTTCACGCAACAACGCATTCTTCATTCTGGTTGGAATTGGTTTCGGTACCACTGGAGGTGTCCTACTCGGTTTTTGGTTAGCACGACCCCATCTGGCAACACCAATTATGAAATCAATCGCCTGTACTTCATTCCGGGATCCGGATAATGTAACCGTGTGCAATACTTCTGTTCCACAGTTTGAATCGTCCTCCGATATACTAGTGCGCGTACGTGCAGCAGCCCTGAACCGAATAGATCGCCGAATAGCATTCGGCTACGGACGAACCCTTCGACGGATGATTAAGAACTACGACACCAACTACAATCCGGAACTTCCATTAGTACTAGGGCGTTCATGTGCAGGGATCGTTGAAGCCGTcgggaaaggtacaaaaagtGGTATAGAAATTGGTGATGAAGTGTGGTTGGTAGCTCCCTGGCATGAGTCGGGTACTGCTGCAGAACTTGTTGTTGTACCTGAAACTCGAATATCCAGAAAACCATTCCTAATTGGTTTCGAGGGTGCCGCCAGTTTGCCATACAGTGGCTGCATAGCATTAAGTTTGATGGATGCTAACTGTCTCACGGAACATACTTCCAAAGGAAAACGAATATTGGTACAGGATGCATGCTCGCCTGTAGGATGCGTCATAACACAATTAGCTAACAAATGGGGAGCTCAGGTCGCTGTTACTTGTCACACCAGATCCGCACCGGTCATTCATGAGCTAG GTGCCAGTGACATAATCACGTTCGCCAACGAGCACTTTCGATCCAACTTCATCGACGTTAACGTAGAAAAGTCAAATCTGATCAACGAACTGACGGGTAGAGAAAAGTTTGACTACATCTTCCTAACGACCCGAATAGCATACGATCACAAATTTCTGGAAAAATTTCTTGCCAAAGGCGGTAAAATTATAGACGCAGTTGAACCAGAACTCGCATCGGATGAGTTCGGCCCCCTGATGCGGGTGCTTCTCAGTATTCTCGTAAGGTTTCGGAAAGTGACAGCAGCACTCTTTCGAACACATCCTGATTGGGGAGGACCACATCTGTGTCACTTGGTGCTGGAAAGACTGGCTGGGTTTGTGAATGATGAAACGTTGAAAACAGTTGTTGACAGG GTTTACACCCCAAATGAAGTTGAACGGGCGCTTGACCACATTTGCAGTGAGAAAAGTATTGGTAGCACTATCATTACGTTTCGATGA